One segment of Argiope bruennichi chromosome 11, qqArgBrue1.1, whole genome shotgun sequence DNA contains the following:
- the LOC129956817 gene encoding uncharacterized protein LOC129956817: protein MDNAPYHTTVENPTPTKYSTKKVMIDWLKNNGIPCDQKMRKAELFSLIDSNRPKKIVYKIDNLIEKEGHEVIRLPPYHCDLNAIEFVWSSVKRIIKGRNVTGDLSLDNLNSLLQTAITEVTSAEWAAHCKHLEKLENNYWEKDGLLEDLVDELSFQIDTNDDSDSEETETCESDLEDCEMLE from the coding sequence ATGGATAATGCACCGTATCATACGACTGTCGAAAACCCCACTCCAACGAAGTATTctacaaaaaaagttatgataGACTGGTTGAAAAACAACGGAATACCCTGCGATCAAAAAATGCGAAAAGCGGAACTGTTCTCTCTTATAGACAGTAATCGTCCaaagaaaattgtctataaaattgataatttaatagagaAAGAAGGACATGAAGTTATCCGACTACCCCCTTATCATTGCGATTTGAACGCAATCGAATTTGTGTGGTCctctgtaaaaagaataataaagggaCGAAATGTTACTGGCGATTTAAGTTTGGACAATCTGAATTCTCTTCTTCAAACAGCTATCACTGAAGTTACTTCGGCAGAATGGGCAGCGCATTGCAAACACTtagaaaagcttgaaaataattattgggaGAAAGATGGACTGTTAGAAGATTTAGTGGACGAACTGTCATTTCAAATTGACACCAATGATGATTCTGATTCAGAAGAAACCGAAACTTGTGAGAGTGATTTAGAGGATTGTGAAATGCttgaatga